In Janthinobacterium rivuli, a single genomic region encodes these proteins:
- a CDS encoding M16 family metallopeptidase has protein sequence MNLSKLRLISGAVLLACACMAQAEIRLSDPLPLAPEVTVGKLPNGLTYYIKKNARPAQKVELRLVVKAGSILEDDDQQGLAHFTEHMAFNGSTHFKRNELISYLQSIGVKFGADLNAYTSFDETVYVLPIPTNKKGNLEKGFLVLEDWAHGLKFNPADINSERGIVLEEARLGKGASDRMNKVLYPKLLNGSRYAERMPIGKESVLKTFKPEAIKRFYKDWYRPDLMAVVVVGDVEPKQAEAMIRQHFGKLKNPAKPRPRLYAEVPQRSQTEALVITDKEAPDDTVFIRYPIRAAQEPVTIADYRRQMIENLYGQMLSARMQELTQQANPPFIQGGSNMGKLVRGYESFSAYALLGKGGVQPAVDALVQEDERARRFGFSQDELDRARKNMLRNYERAYSERDKSDSAGFVAEYSRNFLEQEAIPGIANELLYAQELLPQVTLQEINETVAKVIPDQQKKLVVFMGAEPKAGAAASTVPTQQQLLDAVAKAEQQTIEPRTEKVLASKLMDGPPAGGSIVSEKLNSAIGVTELTLGNGVRVLLKPTDFKNDQVLMGSTRFGGQSLFGDADIYNARYASAVVGSMGLKDLAPLDLQKVLAGKTVNVGASLGELSEGFGGSASSADVEAMLQLVYLYFNDVRKDAGLYQSFIGKQQDLAKNSMAQPEAVFYDAIQHAMFGDNPRVDGVPRAADFDKVGLDRSLDIFRQRFSSARGMTFIFAGSFELDKIKPLIASYLGTLPVADVPHAYRDVGMRPVTGVVKKDIYMGSEPKSTISITFNGDVAYSDEQKLTLQALGEVLNLKVIEVLREKMSMIYGGGFETSMGQHPYGHYSVALNLPTGPENVDKVIAAAFAEINKMKTDGPSAADLEKVKLNWITRQQKSLRENRYWMSQLMGSVTQGRDPAHILRYEQRVRAITPQAVKLAAQRYLDMHNYVQVVLYPERKNVAAK, from the coding sequence ATGAATCTGAGTAAATTACGCCTGATCTCGGGCGCCGTCTTGCTGGCGTGCGCCTGCATGGCCCAGGCAGAAATCCGTTTGAGCGATCCCTTGCCGCTGGCACCAGAAGTTACCGTTGGAAAACTGCCGAACGGCTTGACCTATTACATCAAGAAAAATGCCCGTCCTGCGCAGAAAGTGGAATTGCGCCTTGTGGTAAAAGCCGGTTCCATCCTGGAAGATGACGACCAGCAAGGCCTGGCGCATTTCACGGAACACATGGCCTTCAATGGCTCCACGCATTTCAAGCGCAATGAACTGATTTCATACCTGCAATCGATCGGCGTGAAGTTCGGCGCCGACTTGAACGCCTACACGAGCTTTGATGAAACCGTGTACGTGCTGCCGATTCCGACGAACAAGAAGGGAAACCTGGAAAAGGGTTTTCTCGTACTGGAAGACTGGGCGCATGGTTTGAAATTCAATCCGGCCGACATCAACAGCGAGCGCGGCATCGTGCTGGAAGAGGCGCGCCTGGGCAAGGGCGCCAGCGACCGCATGAACAAGGTGCTGTATCCGAAGCTGCTGAACGGTTCGCGCTACGCGGAACGCATGCCGATCGGCAAGGAATCCGTCTTGAAAACCTTCAAGCCGGAAGCCATCAAGCGTTTCTATAAGGATTGGTACCGTCCCGACCTGATGGCCGTGGTGGTGGTCGGCGACGTGGAGCCGAAACAGGCTGAAGCGATGATCCGCCAGCATTTCGGCAAGCTGAAAAATCCCGCGAAACCGCGTCCGCGCCTGTATGCGGAAGTGCCGCAGCGCTCGCAAACGGAAGCGCTGGTGATCACGGACAAGGAAGCGCCGGACGACACCGTCTTTATCCGCTACCCGATCCGCGCCGCGCAGGAGCCCGTCACCATCGCCGACTACCGCCGCCAGATGATCGAAAACCTGTACGGGCAAATGCTCAGCGCGCGCATGCAGGAATTGACGCAGCAGGCGAACCCGCCGTTCATCCAGGGCGGCAGCAACATGGGCAAGCTGGTGCGCGGCTATGAATCGTTCAGCGCGTACGCCTTGCTGGGCAAGGGCGGCGTGCAGCCGGCCGTCGATGCGCTGGTGCAGGAAGACGAGCGGGCGCGCCGCTTCGGTTTCAGCCAGGACGAGCTGGACCGCGCGCGCAAGAACATGCTGCGCAATTACGAGCGCGCATACAGCGAGCGCGACAAGTCCGATTCGGCCGGTTTCGTGGCCGAATACTCGCGCAACTTCCTGGAGCAGGAAGCCATCCCCGGTATCGCCAATGAATTGCTGTACGCGCAGGAACTCTTGCCGCAGGTAACCTTGCAGGAAATCAACGAGACGGTGGCCAAGGTGATTCCCGACCAGCAAAAGAAACTGGTGGTCTTCATGGGCGCCGAGCCGAAGGCGGGCGCTGCGGCCTCGACCGTGCCGACGCAGCAGCAATTGCTCGATGCCGTGGCGAAAGCCGAGCAGCAAACCATCGAGCCGCGCACGGAAAAAGTGCTGGCCAGCAAGCTGATGGATGGCCCGCCGGCCGGCGGCAGCATCGTCTCGGAAAAGTTGAACAGCGCCATCGGCGTGACGGAACTGACCCTGGGCAATGGCGTGCGCGTGCTGCTCAAACCGACGGACTTCAAGAATGACCAGGTGCTGATGGGCTCGACGCGCTTCGGCGGCCAGTCGCTGTTTGGCGACGCCGATATCTATAACGCCCGCTATGCGAGCGCCGTGGTCGGCAGCATGGGCCTGAAAGACCTGGCGCCGCTGGACTTGCAAAAAGTGTTGGCCGGCAAGACGGTCAACGTGGGCGCTTCGCTGGGCGAGCTGAGCGAAGGCTTTGGCGGCTCGGCCAGCAGCGCCGACGTGGAAGCCATGCTACAACTGGTGTATTTGTATTTCAATGACGTGCGCAAGGATGCGGGCCTGTACCAGTCCTTCATCGGCAAGCAGCAGGACCTGGCGAAAAACAGCATGGCGCAGCCGGAAGCCGTGTTTTACGATGCCATCCAGCACGCCATGTTTGGCGACAACCCGCGCGTCGATGGCGTGCCGCGCGCGGCCGACTTCGACAAGGTGGGCCTGGACCGTTCGCTGGACATCTTCCGCCAGCGCTTTTCCAGCGCACGCGGCATGACCTTCATCTTCGCGGGCAGCTTCGAGCTCGACAAGATCAAGCCGCTGATCGCCAGCTACCTGGGCACCTTGCCCGTGGCCGACGTGCCGCACGCCTACCGCGACGTGGGCATGCGTCCGGTGACCGGGGTTGTCAAGAAGGATATCTACATGGGCAGCGAGCCGAAAAGCACGATTTCCATCACCTTCAATGGCGACGTGGCGTATTCGGACGAGCAAAAGCTGACCCTGCAGGCGCTGGGCGAGGTGCTGAACCTGAAAGTCATCGAAGTGCTGCGCGAAAAGATGAGCATGATCTATGGCGGCGGCTTTGAAACGTCGATGGGCCAGCATCCGTATGGCCATTATTCGGTGGCCTTGAACTTGCCGACGGGACCCGAAAACGTCGACAAAGTGATCGCCGCCGCCTTTGCCGAAATCAACAAGATGAAGACGGACGGGCCATCGGCGGCCGACCTGGAAAAGGTCAAGCTGAACTGGATTACGCGCCAGCAAAAGTCGCTGCGCGAAAACCGCTACTGGATGAGCCAGTTGATGGGTTCGGTGACGCAGGGGCGCGACCCGGCGCACATCCTGCGCTACGAGCAGCGCGTGCGCGCCATCACGCCGCAAGCCGTCAAACTGGCGGCGCAGCGCTACCTGGACATGCACAATTATGTGCAGGTGGTGTTGTATCCGGAACGTAAAAACGTTGCAGCCAAGTAA
- a CDS encoding EDSAP-1 family PEP-CTERM protein produces MKLSKLKLLPAAAALAMLCAAGSAQAGAYGYSYNNIFGLVIAVPTGQITVANSTTISRSTATLNGVSVINGGSGSLDAPRANVGAVTKGENDFTQQGPTNTYSRGDAQIVSTQFPSFPPGSTSTQVVNVAEAHLAGPAGTADASGRNGSTTGFSVDFIVGSPTATLSFDFLASPFMQVFLQSTVGQLSTATANLVVTFTITDATGATVFNWTPDGAIGSGIFGGTENADGANLNTSLATNFLTRGNLFTYDPSGCGTPTGTGVGTVCGSNFSSVSNALTAGNYTLTLNAVESVDLVKQQATPEPGTLALLGLGLAGLGYARRRKVAA; encoded by the coding sequence ATGAAACTCTCGAAACTGAAACTGCTCCCGGCCGCAGCGGCACTGGCCATGCTGTGCGCCGCCGGTAGCGCACAGGCGGGCGCCTACGGCTATTCCTACAACAACATCTTCGGCCTGGTGATCGCCGTGCCAACGGGCCAGATCACGGTGGCCAACAGCACCACCATCTCGCGCAGCACGGCCACCCTGAATGGCGTAAGCGTCATCAATGGCGGCTCCGGCTCGCTCGATGCCCCGCGCGCCAACGTCGGCGCGGTCACCAAGGGCGAGAATGACTTCACGCAGCAAGGCCCCACCAACACCTATTCGCGCGGCGATGCGCAGATCGTCAGCACGCAGTTCCCCTCGTTCCCGCCCGGCTCCACCTCCACCCAGGTGGTGAACGTGGCCGAAGCCCACCTCGCAGGCCCCGCCGGCACGGCCGATGCTTCCGGGCGCAACGGCTCGACCACGGGCTTTTCCGTCGATTTCATCGTCGGCTCACCCACGGCAACCTTGAGCTTTGACTTCCTGGCCTCGCCCTTCATGCAAGTCTTCCTGCAAAGCACGGTCGGCCAGCTATCCACCGCCACGGCCAACCTGGTCGTCACCTTCACCATCACGGATGCGACCGGTGCGACGGTGTTCAACTGGACGCCCGATGGCGCGATCGGCTCGGGCATCTTCGGCGGCACGGAAAACGCCGATGGCGCCAACCTGAACACCAGCCTGGCGACCAATTTCCTCACGCGCGGCAACCTGTTCACCTACGACCCTTCCGGCTGCGGCACGCCCACGGGCACCGGTGTCGGCACGGTGTGCGGCAGCAACTTCAGCTCCGTCAGCAATGCCTTGACTGCCGGCAACTACACGCTGACCCTGAATGCGGTGGAAAGCGTGGATCTGGTGAAACAGCAAGCGACACCGGAACCGGGCACCCTGGCCTTGCTGGGCCTGGGTCTGGCTGGCCTGGGCTATGCCCGCCGCCGCAAGGTTGCCGCCTGA
- a CDS encoding ThiF family adenylyltransferase, protein MTDGFSYHAAFARNLGWVTQAEQNSLRGKRVAIAGMGGVGGVHLLTLARLGIGAFHIADFDTFDIANFNRQAGAMVSTLGQPKVAVLAQMARDINPELEIKQFPDGIHDSNLAEFFAGVDLYVDGLDFFAFPARQATFATCARLGIPAITAAPLGMGTAVLSFMPGGMTFEEYFGWGDLPEEEKALRFLVGLAPAGLHAPYLVDPSAINLKERRGPSTIMGCQLCAGAAATEALKILLKRGKVMAAPHGMHFDAYRNKLVHTWRPGGNRHPLQRLTMAIIKRRRAAQGA, encoded by the coding sequence ATGACAGACGGTTTTTCGTATCACGCGGCGTTCGCCCGCAACCTGGGCTGGGTCACGCAGGCGGAGCAAAATAGCTTGCGCGGCAAGCGCGTGGCCATCGCCGGCATGGGCGGCGTGGGCGGCGTGCACTTGCTGACCCTGGCGCGGCTCGGTATCGGCGCCTTCCACATCGCCGATTTCGACACCTTCGATATCGCCAACTTCAACCGCCAGGCCGGCGCCATGGTGTCCACCCTGGGCCAGCCCAAGGTGGCCGTGCTGGCGCAGATGGCGCGTGACATCAATCCTGAACTTGAGATTAAACAATTTCCCGACGGCATACACGACAGCAACCTGGCCGAGTTCTTCGCCGGTGTCGACCTGTATGTGGACGGCCTGGATTTTTTCGCCTTCCCCGCGCGCCAGGCCACCTTCGCCACGTGCGCCCGCCTGGGCATCCCCGCCATCACGGCCGCGCCGCTGGGCATGGGCACTGCCGTGCTCAGCTTCATGCCGGGCGGCATGACGTTCGAAGAGTATTTCGGCTGGGGCGACTTGCCCGAGGAAGAAAAAGCCCTGCGCTTTCTCGTCGGCCTGGCGCCGGCCGGCTTGCACGCTCCCTACCTGGTCGACCCGTCCGCCATTAATCTGAAAGAGCGGCGCGGGCCGTCGACCATCATGGGTTGCCAGTTGTGCGCGGGCGCGGCCGCCACGGAAGCTTTGAAGATATTGTTAAAGCGGGGCAAGGTGATGGCGGCGCCGCACGGCATGCATTTCGACGCCTATCGCAACAAGCTCGTGCATACCTGGCGTCCCGGCGGCAACCGTCATCCGCTGCAGCGCCTGACGATGGCCATCATCAAGCGGCGCCGCGCGGCGCAGGGGGCATAA
- the ribB gene encoding 3,4-dihydroxy-2-butanone-4-phosphate synthase, protein MLVNSYTLLSNDLEGRIQSALAAMRAGIPVILLDDFDRENEADLILSAEKLTNETMALLIRECSGIVCLCLPTDVVSALELPPMSSDNGSRYGTPFTVSIEARDGVTTGVSAADRVTTIRAAIAPNAKPADLVRPGHVFPLRAAPGGVLERRGHTEGSVDLSRMAGLNPAAVLCELMNPDGTMMRGDDIERFAELHGMPILTIEELVEWRSTREQ, encoded by the coding sequence ATGTTAGTCAACAGCTATACCCTGCTTTCCAACGACCTGGAAGGTCGCATCCAATCCGCCCTGGCCGCCATGCGCGCCGGCATTCCCGTCATCCTGCTCGACGATTTCGACCGTGAAAACGAAGCCGACCTGATCCTGTCTGCCGAAAAACTCACGAACGAAACCATGGCCCTCTTGATCCGCGAATGCAGCGGCATCGTCTGCCTGTGCCTGCCGACGGACGTCGTCAGCGCGCTGGAATTGCCACCCATGTCGTCCGACAACGGCAGCCGCTACGGCACGCCGTTCACGGTGTCCATCGAGGCGCGCGACGGCGTCACGACGGGCGTGTCGGCCGCCGACCGGGTCACCACCATCCGCGCCGCCATCGCGCCAAATGCGAAGCCAGCCGACCTGGTGCGCCCCGGCCACGTATTTCCCCTGCGCGCCGCGCCCGGTGGCGTGCTCGAGCGCCGTGGCCACACGGAAGGCTCCGTCGACCTGTCGCGCATGGCGGGCCTGAACCCGGCCGCCGTGCTGTGCGAGCTGATGAACCCGGACGGCACCATGATGCGCGGCGACGATATCGAACGTTTCGCCGAACTGCACGGCATGCCGATCCTGACCATCGAAGAACTGGTGGAATGGCGCAGCACGCGCGAGCAATAA
- a CDS encoding nitroreductase family protein, with protein sequence MAQAPQIAQIDSVLENILDQARWAPSGDNTQPWRFEVAGPRHVVVHGFDTRSHCVYDLDGHPSQLSLGALLESMALAASSHGLRMEARRRLSMPDNLPTFDVHLLDSPGMPPDPLAAFLPQRSVQRRRLSTRRLRASEKAALTASLPPGYGVQWFEGGRARLACARLMFDNAKLRLTMPEAHKVHRDVIEWGARYSADRIPEQALGVDPMTARLMRWVMHSWRRVDFFNTWLAGTVAPRLQMDLLPGLYCAAHFVLLAEAPPRHIDDYVAAGRAMQRFWLTATQLGLQLQPELTPLIFARYVRERRTFSRTDGMQEMAQELAVQCQAVLGAAAFDRAVFLGRIGAGPAASARSLRRPLQDLLVAPTAGQ encoded by the coding sequence ATGGCGCAAGCACCGCAGATCGCGCAGATCGATTCTGTGCTGGAAAACATCCTCGACCAGGCGCGCTGGGCTCCCAGCGGCGACAACACGCAGCCGTGGCGCTTTGAGGTCGCGGGCCCGCGCCACGTGGTCGTGCATGGCTTCGATACGCGCAGCCACTGCGTGTACGACCTCGACGGCCATCCCAGCCAGTTGTCGCTCGGTGCCTTGCTCGAAAGCATGGCGCTGGCGGCCAGCAGCCACGGCTTGCGCATGGAGGCGCGCCGGCGCCTGTCGATGCCCGACAACTTGCCCACGTTTGACGTGCATCTGCTCGACAGCCCCGGCATGCCGCCCGATCCGCTGGCGGCCTTCTTGCCGCAGCGCAGTGTGCAGCGGCGCCGGCTCAGCACGCGCCGCCTGCGCGCCAGCGAAAAGGCGGCGCTGACGGCCAGCTTGCCGCCGGGCTATGGCGTGCAGTGGTTTGAAGGCGGGCGCGCGCGTCTGGCCTGCGCGCGCCTGATGTTCGACAACGCGAAGCTGCGCCTGACCATGCCCGAGGCGCACAAGGTACACCGCGACGTGATCGAATGGGGGGCGCGCTACAGCGCCGACCGCATCCCGGAGCAGGCGCTCGGCGTCGATCCGATGACGGCGCGCCTGATGCGCTGGGTCATGCACAGCTGGCGCCGCGTGGATTTTTTCAATACCTGGCTGGCGGGCACCGTCGCGCCGCGCCTGCAGATGGATTTGCTGCCGGGCCTGTATTGCGCCGCGCATTTCGTGTTGCTGGCCGAGGCGCCGCCGCGCCATATCGACGATTACGTGGCGGCCGGCCGCGCCATGCAGCGTTTCTGGCTGACGGCCACGCAGCTGGGCCTGCAGTTGCAGCCGGAGCTGACGCCGCTGATCTTTGCCCGCTATGTGCGCGAACGGCGCACTTTTTCACGCACCGATGGCATGCAGGAAATGGCGCAGGAGCTGGCCGTGCAATGCCAGGCCGTGCTGGGGGCGGCGGCATTTGACCGGGCCGTGTTTCTCGGACGCATAGGCGCGGGGCCGGCCGCCAGTGCGCGCTCGCTGCGCCGGCCGCTGCAGGACTTGCTGGTGGCGCCGACGGCGGGGCAGTGA
- a CDS encoding methyl-accepting chemotaxis protein has product MTLRSRILLLCFSTLLGIVLIASFSLYSLRQTMMAERVEQLTVLVELANASVEKAYALEQSGKLTREQAQQQAKLAIGSFVKDEMYYFVRDFSTDLLYVHPNPARIGTPQKNMKQSGDRYRLALANSRIGLVQADGSRPGVKDPVAKMYAVVKFAPWDWLIGTGTYIDDINHKFWAQAGVLLAIGGALMVVVGALAALMLRRILGQLGGEPDYAAAIVAQIAQGDLTTHIDTRPGDTSSLLMAIKAMRDNLAHLVSQVRTDAESISTASGEIASGNHDLSARTEQQAGSLEETASTMEEMTSTVRQNADNARQANQLAISASQVATQAGGVVSQVVDTMGAINASSKKIGDIIAVIDGIAFQTNILALNAAVEAARAGEQGRGFAVVASEVRNLAQRSAAAAKEIKQLIDSSAEQVGAGEKLVALAGETMEKVVSSVQHVTDIVAEISSASAEQSAGIEQINQAIVEMDNMTQQNSALVEQASAAAQAMNEQAAGLAQIVSVFKVGAVAPAAAALQRSVPAARRLTR; this is encoded by the coding sequence ATGACTCTCCGTTCGCGCATTCTCCTCCTGTGTTTCAGCACCTTGCTGGGCATCGTCCTCATCGCTTCATTCTCCTTGTATTCGCTGCGCCAGACCATGATGGCGGAAAGGGTCGAGCAATTGACGGTGCTGGTGGAACTGGCCAATGCCTCGGTGGAAAAGGCGTATGCGCTGGAACAGTCGGGCAAGCTCACGCGTGAGCAGGCCCAGCAGCAAGCCAAGCTGGCCATCGGCAGCTTCGTCAAGGACGAGATGTATTATTTCGTGCGCGATTTCAGCACCGACTTGCTGTATGTGCACCCGAATCCCGCGCGCATCGGCACGCCGCAAAAGAACATGAAGCAGTCGGGCGACCGCTACCGCTTGGCCCTGGCCAACAGCCGCATCGGCCTGGTGCAGGCGGATGGCTCGCGTCCCGGCGTGAAGGACCCGGTGGCGAAGATGTATGCCGTGGTGAAATTTGCGCCGTGGGACTGGCTCATCGGCACGGGCACGTATATCGATGACATCAACCACAAGTTCTGGGCCCAGGCGGGCGTGCTGCTGGCTATCGGCGGCGCGCTGATGGTGGTGGTGGGCGCCCTCGCGGCCCTGATGCTGCGCCGTATCCTGGGCCAGCTCGGCGGCGAACCCGACTATGCGGCAGCCATCGTGGCGCAAATCGCCCAGGGCGACCTGACCACGCACATCGACACGCGTCCCGGCGATACGTCCAGTCTGTTGATGGCGATCAAGGCCATGCGCGACAACCTGGCCCATCTGGTGAGCCAGGTGCGCACCGATGCGGAATCCATTTCCACGGCGTCGGGCGAGATCGCTTCGGGCAACCACGACCTGTCGGCGCGCACGGAACAGCAGGCGGGATCGCTGGAAGAAACGGCCTCGACCATGGAAGAAATGACGTCCACCGTGCGCCAGAATGCGGACAATGCACGCCAGGCCAACCAGCTGGCCATTTCTGCATCGCAAGTGGCGACGCAGGCGGGCGGCGTGGTGAGCCAGGTGGTCGACACCATGGGCGCCATCAATGCCTCGTCGAAGAAGATCGGCGACATCATCGCCGTCATCGACGGCATTGCTTTCCAGACGAATATCCTGGCCCTGAATGCGGCCGTGGAAGCGGCGCGCGCGGGCGAACAGGGCCGTGGTTTCGCCGTTGTCGCCAGCGAAGTGCGCAATCTGGCGCAGCGTTCGGCCGCGGCGGCCAAAGAAATCAAGCAATTGATCGACAGTTCCGCCGAGCAAGTGGGCGCCGGAGAAAAACTGGTGGCGCTGGCGGGCGAGACGATGGAAAAAGTCGTCTCCAGCGTGCAGCACGTGACCGATATCGTGGCCGAGATTTCCTCCGCCAGCGCCGAGCAGAGCGCCGGCATCGAGCAGATCAACCAGGCCATCGTCGAGATGGACAACATGACGCAGCAAAACTCGGCCCTGGTCGAGCAGGCCTCGGCGGCGGCGCAGGCGATGAACGAGCAGGCGGCGGGTCTGGCGCAGATCGTCAGCGTGTTCAAGGTGGGTGCGGTGGCGCCGGCAGCGGCAGCGCTACAGCGCAGCGTGCCTGCGGCGCGGCGCCTGACGCGCTAA
- a CDS encoding EDSAP-1 family PEP-CTERM protein: MTIFSCTRLPTVLLAFLLLASSGTASAAAYGYSYTSVFGLVISNPTGSTSLLSNIDLSRTTATLNGSSIINGGSNEIDALQAKRGAVTKGENDFTRQGMGNASYARGEAQIVTSQIPPFPPGSTSTHTVNAAETFLTGGGSADASGRNGSSTAMTVNFVVGQPGATLAFDFQALPFMQLYLDALAGTGSAATTNMALTFTIIDENGQIVFNWAPDGNLGSGILGGTELADAANLNTGYAQTPLTSGSMFTYDPSGCGAPTGTGIGTTCGGQYGAVTDNLAAGNYTLVLNMLNSSELAYVPGVTPVALPGTLPLLAAGLAALACLAPRRRRRR, from the coding sequence ATGACTATATTTTCTTGCACCCGGCTGCCAACAGTCCTGTTAGCTTTTCTGCTGCTGGCCAGCAGCGGCACTGCCAGTGCCGCCGCCTACGGTTATTCGTACACCAGTGTCTTTGGCCTGGTCATCAGCAATCCCACCGGCTCCACCAGCTTGCTCAGCAATATCGACCTGTCGCGCACCACCGCCACGCTCAACGGCAGCAGTATCATCAATGGCGGCAGCAACGAGATCGACGCGCTGCAAGCGAAGCGCGGCGCCGTTACCAAGGGAGAAAACGACTTTACCCGGCAAGGCATGGGCAACGCCTCGTATGCGCGCGGCGAGGCGCAGATCGTCACTTCGCAAATTCCCCCTTTCCCACCGGGCTCGACCAGCACGCATACGGTGAATGCGGCGGAAACCTTTCTGACGGGCGGCGGCAGCGCCGACGCCTCGGGACGCAATGGCTCCAGCACCGCGATGACGGTCAATTTCGTCGTCGGCCAGCCTGGCGCAACCCTGGCCTTCGACTTCCAGGCCCTGCCCTTCATGCAGCTGTACCTGGACGCGCTGGCCGGGACGGGCTCGGCGGCCACCACCAACATGGCGCTGACATTTACCATCATCGATGAAAATGGCCAGATCGTCTTCAACTGGGCGCCCGACGGCAACCTCGGCTCCGGCATCCTGGGCGGCACCGAACTGGCCGATGCCGCCAACCTCAATACGGGTTACGCGCAAACGCCGCTCACCAGCGGCAGCATGTTCACCTACGACCCCAGCGGCTGCGGCGCGCCCACCGGCACGGGCATCGGCACGACCTGCGGCGGGCAGTACGGCGCCGTCACGGATAATCTGGCGGCGGGCAACTACACCCTCGTGTTGAACATGCTGAACAGTTCCGAACTGGCCTACGTGCCAGGCGTCACGCCAGTGGCGCTGCCCGGCACCTTGCCGCTATTGGCGGCTGGCCTGGCAGCGCTGGCTTGCCTGGCGCCACGACGCCGACGCAGACGCTGA
- a CDS encoding glycosyltransferase: protein MARKKILFMAEAVTLAHVGRPLSLAQGLDEDKYEVHFACADGYDFCFKQAPFRRWRIDSISSLQFLQALAHGKPVYTESTLHAYVEDDLRLLNAVQPDLVIGDFRLSLSVSARLQRIPYITVSNAYWSPWVRQHYTVPSLPLTGMLPIWLADPLFRLIRPLAFASHAVPLNRVRRRHGLPSLGSDLRRIYTDADRTLYADIPQLFPPQAMPATHDYLGAVIWAPPLDLPDWWQRPELSSGRPIIYVTLGSSGQGQLLPRVLRALAPLPVTVLAATAGTIRVDAVPPNAYVAPFLPGDAAARRASLVICNGGSPTSQQALTAGVPVIGIAGNLDQFLNMHGIAGAGAGLLLRADRFQETALRHAATRMLDDGRARLAARQLATAMRNYVPGQRLLPHMHALLGSLPPGGLP from the coding sequence TATGGCCGAGGCAGTGACCCTGGCCCACGTCGGCCGTCCCCTGAGCCTGGCCCAGGGCCTGGACGAGGACAAGTACGAGGTGCATTTTGCCTGTGCCGACGGCTATGACTTTTGCTTCAAGCAAGCGCCCTTCCGGCGCTGGCGCATCGACAGTATTTCATCGCTGCAATTTCTGCAGGCGCTGGCGCACGGCAAGCCCGTCTATACGGAAAGTACGCTGCACGCGTATGTGGAAGACGACTTGCGCCTGCTCAATGCCGTCCAGCCCGATCTCGTGATCGGCGACTTCCGCCTGTCGCTGTCGGTCAGCGCGCGCCTGCAGCGCATTCCCTACATTACCGTCAGCAATGCCTACTGGAGTCCCTGGGTGCGCCAGCACTACACGGTGCCCAGCCTGCCCCTGACGGGCATGCTGCCCATCTGGCTGGCCGATCCCCTGTTCCGCCTGATCCGCCCGCTGGCCTTCGCCTCGCACGCCGTGCCCCTGAACCGCGTGCGCCGCCGCCATGGCCTGCCATCCTTGGGCAGCGACTTGCGGCGCATCTATACGGATGCCGACCGCACCTTGTACGCGGATATTCCGCAACTGTTTCCGCCGCAAGCCATGCCGGCCACGCACGACTACCTGGGCGCCGTCATCTGGGCGCCGCCGCTTGATTTGCCCGACTGGTGGCAGCGCCCGGAACTGAGCAGCGGACGGCCCATCATCTACGTCACCCTGGGCAGCTCCGGCCAGGGGCAATTGCTGCCACGCGTGCTGCGCGCGCTGGCGCCCCTGCCCGTCACCGTACTGGCGGCCACGGCCGGCACCATCCGCGTCGACGCCGTGCCGCCGAATGCCTATGTCGCGCCCTTTCTGCCCGGCGACGCGGCCGCCCGGCGCGCCAGCCTGGTGATCTGCAACGGCGGCAGCCCCACCAGCCAGCAGGCGCTGACGGCGGGCGTGCCCGTCATCGGCATCGCCGGCAACCTTGATCAATTCCTCAACATGCACGGCATCGCCGGGGCCGGTGCCGGCCTGCTGCTGCGCGCCGACCGCTTCCAGGAAACCGCCCTGCGCCATGCCGCCACGCGCATGCTCGACGATGGCCGAGCCAGGCTGGCGGCGCGCCAGCTGGCCACGGCCATGCGCAACTATGTGCCAGGGCAACGCTTGCTGCCCCATATGCACGCCCTGCTGGGCTCGTTGCCACCAGGCGGCCTGCCTTGA